One region of Deinococcus koreensis genomic DNA includes:
- a CDS encoding TetR/AcrR family transcriptional regulator, whose amino-acid sequence MARPRQITDEQIVDAARSAFLEQGFGATTAEIARRAGVSEGTLFKRFTSKEELFEVAVGLRDYGQWRAALLGLVGQGEVRRNLETTALAILNESGQLMPNLVAMFSRGYDPSHNPMLDRLDDPVRRDADVLAEYLRAETRLGRLRPHDVDVTALTLMGALTHYIHREHMLPPQGREVLDDGRMVRGLLDVLWPGLAP is encoded by the coding sequence ATGGCCCGCCCCCGGCAGATCACCGACGAACAGATTGTGGACGCTGCGAGGAGCGCCTTTCTGGAACAGGGGTTCGGGGCCACCACCGCCGAGATCGCCCGCCGGGCCGGGGTGTCGGAGGGCACCCTCTTCAAGAGATTTACCAGCAAGGAGGAACTGTTCGAGGTCGCGGTCGGCCTGCGCGACTACGGGCAGTGGCGCGCGGCCCTGCTCGGCCTGGTCGGTCAGGGCGAGGTGCGCCGCAATCTGGAAACCACCGCCCTGGCGATCCTCAACGAGTCCGGGCAGCTGATGCCCAATCTGGTCGCCATGTTCTCGCGCGGCTACGACCCCAGCCACAACCCGATGCTGGATCGCCTGGACGACCCCGTGCGCCGCGACGCCGACGTGCTGGCCGAGTACCTGCGCGCCGAGACCCGGCTGGGCCGCCTGCGCCCGCACGACGTGGACGTGACCGCCCTGACGCTGATGGGCGCGCTGACCCACTACATCCACCGCGAGCACATGCTGCCGCCCCAGGGCCGCGAGGTGCTGGACGACGGCCGGATGGTACGCGGGCTGCTCGACGTCCTGTGGCCCGGCCTGGCCCCCTGA
- a CDS encoding TolC family protein → MPRARLSRPVSTLLSLALLLGPAAAQTAPPAPVTSPAQPTPAPASPAQPAAEPASLTPLLEALRRSPGWRSADLSYRAAQLALDSARTRAGLSLTAGADGGLTRLPWDTGQWQGNASVTLGATLSVLPWAPALEGVRSAQRALDAAAVELRNSRATLTTQLLEAYANARSAADALALADAQLSLSARLLEVARAQRAQGLLTQEALLERQGALEGAQAGQARAARGVALAAQAVARVLGTPVTLPARAAEFAPLPDTQPGQDLAALLARADGRRPEVARARASLADAQANLSATTLDARLPDLSASVRAGQLSDGQGGSGRILSGSLNVKTGVLGAQLSVPLRDTSAVPSGVSLSLSASIPILGGGKGTALAQAQLGVTQAQLGLDSARQSVELDVRTRLGALQDEQGALPAAQTAVTGAQTALDSARARLEAGLGTALDALQAEVGLLQATQALGAQQRGAALAALKLAAATADLDALLTTPAPLPTSPAPAGGRP, encoded by the coding sequence ATGCCCCGAGCCCGTCTGTCCCGCCCCGTCTCCACCCTGCTGAGCCTGGCCCTGCTTCTCGGGCCCGCCGCCGCGCAGACCGCCCCCCCGGCCCCGGTCACCAGCCCGGCTCAGCCCACCCCAGCCCCGGCCAGCCCAGCTCAGCCCGCCGCCGAGCCCGCCTCCCTGACCCCCCTGCTCGAAGCGCTGCGGCGCTCGCCCGGCTGGCGGTCGGCCGACCTGAGCTACCGGGCGGCGCAGCTGGCCCTGGACAGCGCGCGCACCCGCGCCGGACTCTCGCTCACCGCCGGCGCCGACGGGGGCCTGACCCGGCTGCCCTGGGACACCGGGCAGTGGCAGGGCAACGCCAGCGTCACGCTGGGCGCCACCCTCAGCGTGCTGCCCTGGGCGCCCGCCCTGGAAGGGGTGCGGAGTGCTCAGCGCGCGCTCGACGCGGCGGCGGTGGAGCTGCGGAACTCGCGCGCCACGCTGACCACGCAGCTGCTGGAGGCCTACGCCAACGCCCGGTCGGCTGCCGACGCGCTGGCCCTGGCCGACGCCCAGCTCTCGCTGAGTGCCCGGCTGCTGGAGGTGGCCCGCGCCCAGCGCGCCCAGGGTCTGCTCACCCAGGAGGCCCTGCTGGAGCGTCAGGGCGCGCTGGAGGGTGCCCAGGCGGGGCAGGCCCGCGCGGCGCGCGGCGTGGCCCTGGCCGCTCAGGCGGTCGCCCGCGTGCTGGGCACGCCGGTCACGCTGCCGGCGCGCGCCGCCGAGTTCGCGCCGCTGCCCGACACCCAGCCGGGGCAGGATCTGGCCGCCCTGCTGGCGCGTGCCGACGGGCGCCGCCCCGAGGTCGCCCGCGCCCGCGCCTCGCTGGCCGACGCCCAGGCGAACCTCTCGGCCACCACGCTCGACGCCCGGCTGCCGGATCTCAGCGCCAGCGTGCGCGCCGGGCAGCTCAGCGACGGCCAGGGCGGCAGCGGCCGGATCCTGAGCGGCAGCCTGAACGTCAAGACCGGCGTGCTGGGCGCGCAGCTCAGCGTACCCCTGCGCGACACCAGCGCGGTGCCCAGCGGCGTTTCGCTGTCGCTCAGCGCCTCCATCCCGATTCTGGGGGGCGGCAAGGGCACGGCGCTGGCCCAGGCGCAGCTCGGCGTGACCCAGGCGCAGCTCGGGCTGGACAGCGCGCGGCAGAGCGTGGAGCTGGACGTCCGCACCCGTCTGGGCGCCCTGCAGGACGAGCAGGGAGCGCTGCCGGCGGCCCAGACCGCCGTGACGGGCGCCCAGACCGCCCTGGACAGCGCGCGCGCCCGCCTGGAGGCGGGGCTGGGCACCGCGCTGGACGCCCTGCAGGCCGAGGTGGGGCTGCTGCAGGCCACCCAGGCCCTGGGCGCCCAGCAGCGCGGCGCCGCGCTCGCCGCCCTGAAACTCGCCGCCGCCACCGCCGACCTCGACGCGCTGCTCACCACCCCTGCCCCCCTGCCCACCAGTCCCGCGCCCGCCGGAGGCCGACCATGA
- a CDS encoding TolC family protein: MNSMLTRTTLTLLLALTVSGAAAQSAAQGATRLTLAEAVSRALTSGVDVTTARANLQKAQANLKSVRADPTSVITTLTPAEQDVALQTATLEGTRLNVVQAVVTQYLTAYETAERVTLNAAQVALDERSLTIARARLAARVATALDVSRAQNSLNTNRQELQSARDGLPVQEAGLARLLNLPAGTNLTLAAPPAPPRLGASLATLQSGLNTRLPTLVQAANGAGLAALQVRLADNDYTPARTLQDARVAAQNAQRSLDDASRAALTTVRDAYRTAQDAQERVALARESQANAQTSLTQAQARLRAGTAAAVDVQQAQVQAQQAAFSVTQAVNGVWRALSGLGAASGVDVTGLAR; this comes from the coding sequence ATGAATTCCATGCTGACCCGCACCACCCTGACCCTGCTCCTCGCCTTGACCGTCTCCGGCGCCGCTGCCCAGTCTGCTGCCCAAGGCGCGACCCGCCTGACGCTCGCGGAGGCCGTGAGCCGCGCCCTGACCAGCGGCGTGGACGTCACCACCGCCCGCGCGAACCTGCAGAAGGCCCAGGCGAACCTGAAGTCCGTGCGCGCCGACCCCACCAGCGTGATCACTACCCTGACCCCGGCCGAGCAGGACGTGGCCCTGCAGACTGCCACCCTGGAGGGCACCCGCCTGAACGTGGTGCAGGCGGTCGTGACCCAGTACCTCACGGCCTACGAGACCGCCGAGCGCGTCACGCTGAACGCGGCGCAGGTCGCGCTGGACGAGCGCAGCCTGACCATCGCCCGGGCCCGGCTGGCCGCGCGGGTCGCCACGGCGCTCGACGTCAGCCGCGCCCAGAACTCGCTGAACACCAACCGCCAGGAGCTGCAGAGCGCCCGCGACGGGCTCCCGGTGCAGGAGGCGGGGCTGGCCCGGCTGCTGAACCTGCCCGCCGGCACCAACCTGACCCTGGCTGCGCCCCCCGCCCCGCCCAGACTCGGCGCCTCCCTGGCGACCCTGCAGTCCGGGCTGAACACCCGCCTGCCCACGCTGGTGCAGGCGGCCAACGGCGCCGGCCTCGCGGCCCTGCAGGTGCGGCTGGCCGACAACGACTACACCCCGGCGCGCACCCTGCAGGACGCCCGGGTGGCCGCCCAGAACGCCCAGCGCAGCCTGGACGACGCCTCGCGCGCCGCCCTGACCACCGTGCGCGACGCCTACCGCACCGCCCAGGACGCCCAGGAGCGGGTGGCCCTGGCCCGCGAGAGCCAGGCCAACGCCCAGACCAGCCTGACCCAGGCGCAGGCCCGCCTGAGGGCCGGCACCGCCGCCGCCGTGGACGTGCAGCAGGCCCAGGTGCAGGCCCAGCAGGCGGCCTTCAGCGTGACGCAGGCCGTGAACGGCGTGTGGCGCGCGCTCTCGGGGCTGGGCGCGGCCTCCGGGGTGGACGTGACGGGGCTGGCGAGATGA
- a CDS encoding efflux RND transporter periplasmic adaptor subunit, which yields MRPGHAVLLSAALGLGLSGCTRPGGSAQQPGETPAARSAPAGNDLDAAPAKSTTLDVGVVTARQGTLNVQRSASAIIQAQRDSHVAAQSGGNVQAVLADEGERVGQGAVVVQLDDTQQRQALENARLQLQQAQITLDQTRSTTSQATGALQASVTSAQASLSQAQQGAQSAESLYRLGGISLSDLQAARATLAQAQSALAQARNSLEQNGRSAQSSVPLQLSQLQSAQASVRQAEENLARTAVRAPFAGTVASIDVEVGEFAAQGSPVFRLVDPGSIRVKFSVPSADAGALNEGSTLNLGYGGRNYVATVVGSPGIAGENRLVPITARVQGGETLPVGGAAQARYRNTLGSGLLIPSPAVQTDGGENSVYVAAGGVAQRTPVTVVAESGGQVAVRGLSAGQQVITPVPASLQDGTRIRIDPSPTGSAARDRAAGSSP from the coding sequence ATGAGACCGGGACACGCCGTTCTGCTGAGTGCCGCCCTGGGGCTGGGGCTTTCCGGCTGCACCCGGCCCGGCGGGAGCGCCCAGCAGCCCGGGGAAACGCCGGCCGCCCGCAGCGCGCCCGCAGGCAACGACCTCGACGCCGCGCCCGCCAAGTCCACCACGCTGGACGTGGGGGTGGTCACCGCGCGCCAGGGCACCCTGAACGTGCAGCGCAGCGCCAGCGCCATCATCCAGGCCCAGCGCGACAGTCATGTGGCGGCCCAGAGCGGCGGCAACGTCCAGGCCGTGCTGGCGGACGAGGGCGAGCGGGTCGGCCAGGGGGCGGTGGTCGTGCAGCTCGACGACACCCAGCAGCGTCAGGCCCTGGAGAACGCCCGGCTGCAGCTCCAGCAGGCGCAGATCACGCTGGATCAGACGCGCTCCACGACCTCGCAGGCCACGGGCGCGCTGCAGGCGTCGGTCACGTCCGCGCAGGCCAGCCTGTCGCAGGCGCAGCAGGGCGCGCAGAGTGCCGAGTCGCTGTACCGCCTGGGCGGCATCAGCCTGTCCGACCTGCAGGCAGCGCGCGCCACGCTGGCCCAGGCCCAGAGCGCGCTGGCGCAGGCGCGCAACTCGCTGGAGCAGAACGGCCGCAGCGCCCAGAGTTCCGTGCCCCTGCAGCTCTCGCAGCTGCAGAGCGCCCAGGCCAGCGTGCGGCAGGCCGAGGAAAACCTGGCCCGCACGGCGGTGCGCGCGCCCTTCGCCGGCACCGTGGCGAGCATCGACGTCGAGGTCGGGGAGTTCGCCGCCCAGGGCTCGCCCGTCTTCCGGCTGGTCGATCCGGGCTCCATCCGCGTGAAGTTCAGCGTGCCCTCGGCCGACGCCGGGGCGCTGAATGAGGGCAGCACGCTGAACCTGGGCTACGGCGGCCGGAACTACGTGGCCACGGTGGTCGGCAGCCCCGGCATCGCGGGCGAGAACCGTCTGGTGCCCATCACCGCGCGCGTGCAGGGCGGCGAGACCCTGCCGGTGGGCGGCGCCGCGCAGGCCCGCTACCGCAACACGCTGGGCTCGGGGCTGCTCATTCCCAGCCCGGCCGTGCAGACCGACGGCGGCGAGAACTCGGTCTACGTGGCCGCGGGCGGCGTGGCCCAGCGCACCCCCGTGACCGTCGTGGCCGAGAGCGGCGGTCAGGTGGCCGTGCGCGGCCTGAGCGCCGGGCAGCAGGTCATCACGCCGGTGCCTGCCAGCCTGCAAGACGGCACGCGCATCCGCATTGACCCTTCTCCTACGGGCAGCGCGGCCCGTGACCGCGCCGCAGGAAGTTCCCCATGA